A single Penaeus chinensis breed Huanghai No. 1 chromosome 42, ASM1920278v2, whole genome shotgun sequence DNA region contains:
- the LOC125047953 gene encoding uncharacterized protein LOC125047953 yields the protein MSIQADGTLKYHGMKKIKWWRLKEFVTKVKERKSGKETTWEILSENMRSMAKVVLGETSGKAPKAGKDTWWWNEEVQQAIAEKGNSKRTRDQSQSDEAAQQFKACGESKSEAYKDLYKKLDSTEGQYMAIRMAKTRDRNSSDVRQVKLIKDGNGSTIIEDSKIQARRKKYFQKLLNEENPREERCTTRTAHPGKVSEVSKEEVKRAIKRMKTGKAVGPDRIPMEAWKSFGEKGIEWLTKILNTVVESGRRPDDWRDVVRCLSIRTSEMYRTARITEE from the coding sequence ATGAGCATCCAAGCAGATGGAACACTCAAGTACCACGGGATGAAGAAAATTAAGTGGTGGAGATTGAAGGAGTTTGTTacgaaggtaaaagaaagaaaaagtggcaAGGAGACTACCTGGGAGATACTGAGTGAGAACATGAGAAGTATGGCTAAAGTAGTGCTCGGAGAAACATCAGGAAAGGCACCAAAGGCGGGTAAAGACACATGGTGGTGGAATGAGGAAGTGCAACAGGCAATAGCAGAAAAGGGAAACAGTAAAAGGACGAGGGATCAATCGCAGTCCGATGAGGCAGCACAGCAATTCAAGGCATGTGGCGAAAGCAAAAGTGAGGCATATAAAGATCTATATAAGAAGTTGGACAGTACAGAGGGGCAGTACATGGCAATAAGAATGGCCAAGACTCGGGACAGAAATTCATCTGACGTCAGACAGGTAAAACTTATCAAAGATGGAAATGGAAGTACTATCATTGAGGATAGTAAGATACAGGCTAGGCGGAAGAAATATTTTCAGAAGCTTCTAAATGAGGAAAATCCACGGGAGGAAAGATGCACAACACGAACAGCTCATCCCGGGAAAGTCTCGGAAGTCAGCAAGGAGGAAGTAAAAAGAGCGATAAAAAGGATGAAGACAGGGAAGGCTGTAGGTCCTGATAGGATACCTATGGAAGCCTGGAAGTCTTTTGGAGAAAAAGGCATAGAGTGGTTGACAAAGATTCTCAATACAGTggtggagagtggaagaaggCCTGACGATTGGAGAGATGTTGTCAGGTGCCTATCTATAAGAACAAGTGAGATGTACAGGACTGCGAGAATTACAGAGGAATAA
- the LOC125047952 gene encoding uncharacterized protein LOC125047952, with amino-acid sequence MVRPAMIYGSETAALTKGQEKKLEIAEMKMMRYEVGVARKDKVRKENIRERLGIRKKLTDKIKESRLRWFGHVYRRDESYVGKRVMKMTVGKRKRGSPKRRWSDCSKGDLVSVGAVARDAAERISWRRIVRTGDPVVTGDSQ; translated from the coding sequence ATGGTAAGACCAGCTATGATATATGGATCGGAAACAGCAGCGCTGACCAAAGGACAAGAGAAGAAGCTGGAAATTGCAGAAATGAAGATGATGCGATATGAGGTGGGAGTTGCAAGGAAAGACAAAGTCAGAAAAGAAAACATCAGGGAGAGGCTAGGCATTCGAAAGAAGCTAACAGATAAGATCAAGGAAAGTAGACTGAGGTGGTTTGGCCATGTCTATCGGAGGGATGAGAGCTATGTTGGGAAGAGGGTTATGAAAATGACTGTGGGGAAACGGAAAAGAGGCAGCCCAAAGAGACGTTGGTCTGATTGTAGCAAGGGAGATCTGGTAAGTGTGGGGGCTGTGGCTAGAGACGCTGCAGAAAGAATTTCCTGGAGAAGAATTGTCCGCACCGGCGACCCCGTTGTGACGGGAGACAGCCAGTAG